A region of the Deinococcus hopiensis KR-140 genome:
GGTGATGAACCGATGCAGTTCGGCGCGAGTCTGGGTCTGGATCATGGGGTTCTCCTCCGTAGGCCAAACAAGGCATCCAAATATGGGATCAGCGTAACAAACTCCTCCAGGAGCCATTGCTGAGTCAGGACACCATTGTTGTCGGGTGAAACGGCCCTGGACTGTCTGGACCACGAGTTGCTGACGGTCAATTCTTCAGGTTCGGGACGCCTGATGCGCTCCTTTCTGGGGGGAGCTCCACCTGCGTGAGGCATCCCCTCGCGCCCTTATGTCAAATCAACCCAGGTATCAATAGGTCCCGCTATGAGGCTGTGAGCGTAGCCCACGGCCTCACACAAGCGTTCATGCACTTGATGCCCACGAGGCAACCGGATTGCCAAATGTCCTGCGGCATCTTTCCCCGCCCCCTCATCCCCAGATGTCCAAGACCTCGTCTAAGAACCTATTCGGAAGATATTGGTCTACTGAAGGGCAGTGACGACGACGCAACCGCATCAAGATCAGATCAATGACCAGAACACACTATGGGAGGTAGCGGACGAGCTCTGGCTGCGTCTGGCCCCTGTGCTGGTGATCAACAAACCCAGGAAAAAGAGCGGGCGTCCCATGCGGGACGCCCGCTCGATTTTCAATGGGCTGATTTGACTGGCGCGAACCGGGAGCCAGTGGCGCCAGTTGCCCCGCCGGTACGGTCCGAAATCGACTGTTCACGAGCGGTTCTGTGCCTGGGTGGAACACGAATGCTTCCGCACGGGGTGGGCGATGGTGCCCGAAGAGTACGACCAGGAACTCGGCACCCTGTGGGAATGGCAAGCCGCCGACGGGAGCATGGTCAATGCCCCGTTGGGAAAAGGCGCTGGTGTGCCCGAAGCCACAATTCCACTGACCGAGGAAAAGGCGGGTGTAAATGTACCCTGCTCACTGACGCCAAAGGTATTCCGCTCTCGGTCGTGCTCTGTGGAGCGCATCGCTAGGACAGCAAGATGCTGAGCGACATCTGTTGCTCGTGGGTACGACACGCCCGCGTGCCGTTAACGGGCCACGATGAAGGCCTGGTCGCGCCTATCCCCAAGAAGAGGGTGGTAGGCCAGCCCATTCCTGCTCCTGGTAATCCACGACGCCACCCACCACGGCGGTGGGTGCGGGCAGGCGTGCCCAGGCGCGTCCGTTCTGCCCAGGAAGGTTGAGTGTGGACCACAGTCGGTTCAACCGTTTCCGCCGCATCCAGACGCGCTGGGAGAAGCGTCCAGACCTGTATCTGGGCTTTAGCCGAGTTGACCGCTTGCCTCCGCATCTGGTGCACCCTCGCCCCGCCGCACCTCCCAAACAATCTTCTGGCCAGGCCCTTAGCCACAGCTGTGCAGGATCGGGGAAACCCCAGGTGGGATATCCCCAGAAATGCACCGAACTACGTCTTATCCGGGCCCCGTCTGCCCTGTTGTTGGAGATCCAAAGCGGAGGCGCAGCGAGGCGATTTCAAATGGTCGCAGCGTCAGGCGCAGCTGTGACCCTTGGCCTGAAGTCTCCAGCGGCACCTCCCCGATCGGGTCTTCAAGCAGGTTCACTCGCCAGGCGTCTTGCAGCTGAGCGCAGGCCAGCGTGAACTCGGCGTGTGCTCCATAGGGTTCGTACAGGCGCAGGACCAGACCAACCCCGTCCTCAGCGTGTTTTAGCGCTGAGAGCATGACGCCCTCGCCCTGGACGCGTAGGGTGGGTGGCGCAAGTCGCCCGGGGAGAAGCATCAGCGGACTGTTGAGCGCCAGAGCTGCTTGCGCCACGCGGCCCGTGCGGGCGTTCCCGGTATGTGGATACAGGGCATAGGTGAAGCGCTGCTCGCCCTCATCGGCCAACGCATCCGGCCACATGGGGCCGCGTACCAAACTGAGTCCTAGAGTGCTCTCCAGGGTGGAGTGGCCGTATTTGCCATCGTTTAACAGGGCGACGCCCCAGTCTGCCTGCGACAGATCCGCCCAGCGGTGACCGCAGACTTCAAAGCGCGCTGCGTCCCAGCTTGTGTTGCGGTGGGTAGGCCGCACGACGCTCCCAAAGGCTGTTTCAAACGTCGCTTGCCGGGTATGGACCCGCAAAGGAAAGAGCGCGCGCAGCATGGTTCTCCGCTCGTGCCAATCCATCTGGGTCTCGACGTCGAGACGTCCGGACCCGACCTCCAGCCGGTAGGTCTGCACGATACGGCTCGATCTCCAGACGCGCGTCACGCGCACCGCCGCGCGCCAGGGACCTGTTTCAAGGATCTCGATGCGCTGTACGCCCCCGACCTCTTCTCCGGGGTCGCCCACCGCAGTGGCGGTGTCCCAGGCCTCCCACTCACGCGGAAGGTCCACGTAGGCCATGAGCACGTTGCCACGCCCGTCCAGTACCCCCTCTGATCCACACGGTAACTCGGAGCAAATCAAACGGTGTAGGGTACCGTCCGGCCCGATCTGTGCTTCCAGACTGCCATCCTGGGCGCGCAGGACGAACGCCTCGCCCATCTGCATGGCTGTCACGGGAGACAGGCCTGCCGTGTGGTGTCCCAGGCCGTGGTCGTTTGCCTCTACCTGGTGCACACCGAGTGGGGGCAGTTCAACCGGGATGAGCCCACCGCCCTCCACCTTCTGCCCAGCGACTGCCCCCGGGATCAGCACTGGCGCGCAGCGCGGTTCCAGCGATGGGTTGAGGATGCTGAACATCCCCGCTTGCGGCGTCGCGGCTTCCTGACAGATCGTCTCTGCCTCGCGCACAACACCCTCTAGCTCCGGGAGTGCCGCCGCGTACACCTCGGCGATGCTCGACCCCGGCAAAATGTCGTGGAATTGGTTGAGCAACAGCGTCTTCCACGCCTGTTCAAGGCGCTGGCGCAAGGAGGGGCGGCCCACAAGGGAAGTCAGGCAGGTGACGAGTTCAGCCTCGACCAGCCGGTGTTCGGCCTCGCGGTTCAGTTTCTTGACGCGCGACTGCGTGGTCAGGGTCGCGCGGTGCAACTCCAGGTACAATTCGCCCACCCATACGGGCAAGCCCTGAGTCGGTAGACCCCGGAAGAAGTCATCCACCCGCGTCATGCTGAGGCGCGGCAGGGCTGGGAAGTCACGTAGGAACTGGAACCGCTCCAAGTTTTCGCGGCTGGGGCCACCACCGCCATCGCCGTAACCGTGCGAGAACAGGCTGGTGGGTTCTCCGTCTCCCCAAACACGCAGTTGCTTGCCGCGGAAGTTGCGCCAGGTGCTCAGCAAGTCGCGTGGGCGAATCTCGCCGTTGTAACCTCCCGCCGCCACCGCCCCGCTGCCCCAATTGTGGAACATGTGCGTCGTGATGCGCGTGCCGTCCAGGCCTTCCCACGCAAACAGGTCGTGGGGAAAGGTGTTGGTCTCGTTCCAACTCATTTTGGTCGTGAAAAAACCCGTGATGCCAGCCAAGCGCATGATCTGCGGCAGGGCAGGGGCGTAGCCGAACGTGTCCGGCAGCCACAGTACCGTGGAGCGCCGCCCAAAGTGCTGCTCGAAGTAGCGTTGGCCATACAGGAAATGGCGCGCCCATGCCTCGCCTGAGGGCATCTGCCCGTCGGGCTCGACCCAAGTACCGCCCACTGCCTCAATTCGGCCTTCCCGCACACGCGCAGCCACCTGGTCAAACAGGTCTGGCGCGTCGGTTTGCAGCCAGGCGTAGATCTGAGCTGAGGACTGGTTGAAGGTCATTTCCGGGTAGCGCTCCAGCAGCGCCAGTTGTGTCCCGAAGGTGCGCCGTATCTTGCGCCGGGTCTCAGCAACCGGCCACAGCCAGGCCAGGTCGATGTGCGCGTGCCCGCTCAGCGCCAGCCGTCCAACAGGCGGGTAGCGCCGCCGCAGGCGCTCCAACTCGCAATGCAGGTAATCGAGCGCCTGTTCTGCGCTTGCCCGTGCCTGGAACGAGAGCGGCCGGGGCTTAGGAAAGTTGGGGAGCCGCCAGACCCCCGTGGCCCCCCGCCCAATGCCTGGGTGCCCACGCCCCAGGACCTCTTGCGTGTCGCTGGGCCAGGCGAGCAGGGCCACGGCTTCCTCGGCGATGGAAAGCAGTTGCGGCACGACTTCGTGGGTCTCCAACTCTCGGGCGGCCTCCAGCAAGGCGTGCAGTTCTAGAGTGAAACGGTCGACTCCAGGCTCACGCTCGGTGAGGACGGCCCGTGCCAACCTGGGCTGTTGCGGCTCGCCGAAGAAGCCGCGCGCCACAGCCTCGACCCGCACGTGCAAGGCTTCCCCCGCTGTAAGCGTGCCGAGCCGCACGGCCTGATGGTAGGCGTTGAGGCCCAGGTGCGCGACCTCTCGCCCCTCGTGCCACACCCAGGCCTCGCCCTCACCACCAAAATCGAGTTCCAGTTCAGCCTCCCCCAGATCTGCGGGTACCCTGGTCTCTAGGGAGAACTTGACGGGCAGGTCATCCTCGGTTGGCGTCCAGGCGGCCCCCAGGGCGATGGACTGGGCCGACTCACCCGTGCGCTGGATGGTCCAGCCGTCAAGTGGAAGCTCGCGGCGAAGTCGCCACGCATGGAGGATCTCAGCGTGTCGAAACAGAGCGTGCAGGCGTTGGGTCAGGGTCTGATGGGTCATGGCACCTCGGAGGGGGATGGACCGCGGCCTGCTCATACCGCGTCCACAGGAAGCGTCAGGGGTTCCTCGCGGCAACAGGTGTTGCTCGTCCATAAGGGGCTGCCACTGGCAGTGTAGTGGACCAGATTGACGCCGTCTTGCGGGGTGAGGCGAGTGCCCCACGACCCTGGGCATCACCGAAGGACAAAGCCTTCTCCAGGGTGTGTCCGGGAGGTGGTGATCGGTCAACCCTGTAAGGAAGGAGAATCGCCGCGCATCCGCTGCTTCAAGGTGAGGGGGTTGACCGATCACCACCTTGGTTTCACATGTCGGAACGCCACCCCTTTTACGGCGCAATGGGGGCACCCCACAGCGACATGCCCTTCACCGCTTACCGTATTTCCCCTTCTGCCAGCAGCGCCGCCTCAACCAAGTGCCCTGCCAGAATGCGGGCTTCCTGCGCGTCCATTCCCTCCTGGTACACGGTCGGGCGAATGGGGGCCAGAGAGGATCAGGACTGCGCATCAAGCAGGATGCTCGCCATGGAGCTACTGCCGCACTGGTTATGCAGGGTGACCTGCTGCGACACGGTGGGGGAGAGGACGGTCTTTTCAGGGGGATCACCGCTGACTGGCCGGGGACGGGTGCAGGGCACCGGCTCCCGCCAGGAACAGCCCCGCTTCGGCGGGGTTTTTCGTTTGTGTGCGTCTGGTTTAGGTACGGCTGTAATAGTCTTGTTACCGGTAACAGTTATATTGAAACTGTCTCCACAACAACCCCAGCCGAGTGAAGCTGGTTTCCTGCCCCACCCTGCCGTGGGGCTTTTCGTTAGCGTGTCACGCTTCCTCGGAAACTACGGGCATGACCAAGTGAAGCCGCACTCCCTTGAGCGTTTCCCAAATGCTACCCAGCGCGTCACCTTGCCCATGACAGGGGTAGAGGTGCTGATTCGCCGTCTGGACGTGGAGGCCTTCACTTCAGAGGGGGTGCGAACGGCACTGAACATGCCTGCACTGCGCTGAGCGGAGTGGGGGCCTT
Encoded here:
- a CDS encoding glycoside hydrolase family 38 C-terminal domain-containing protein, with translation MTHQTLTQRLHALFRHAEILHAWRLRRELPLDGWTIQRTGESAQSIALGAAWTPTEDDLPVKFSLETRVPADLGEAELELDFGGEGEAWVWHEGREVAHLGLNAYHQAVRLGTLTAGEALHVRVEAVARGFFGEPQQPRLARAVLTEREPGVDRFTLELHALLEAARELETHEVVPQLLSIAEEAVALLAWPSDTQEVLGRGHPGIGRGATGVWRLPNFPKPRPLSFQARASAEQALDYLHCELERLRRRYPPVGRLALSGHAHIDLAWLWPVAETRRKIRRTFGTQLALLERYPEMTFNQSSAQIYAWLQTDAPDLFDQVAARVREGRIEAVGGTWVEPDGQMPSGEAWARHFLYGQRYFEQHFGRRSTVLWLPDTFGYAPALPQIMRLAGITGFFTTKMSWNETNTFPHDLFAWEGLDGTRITTHMFHNWGSGAVAAGGYNGEIRPRDLLSTWRNFRGKQLRVWGDGEPTSLFSHGYGDGGGGPSRENLERFQFLRDFPALPRLSMTRVDDFFRGLPTQGLPVWVGELYLELHRATLTTQSRVKKLNREAEHRLVEAELVTCLTSLVGRPSLRQRLEQAWKTLLLNQFHDILPGSSIAEVYAAALPELEGVVREAETICQEAATPQAGMFSILNPSLEPRCAPVLIPGAVAGQKVEGGGLIPVELPPLGVHQVEANDHGLGHHTAGLSPVTAMQMGEAFVLRAQDGSLEAQIGPDGTLHRLICSELPCGSEGVLDGRGNVLMAYVDLPREWEAWDTATAVGDPGEEVGGVQRIEILETGPWRAAVRVTRVWRSSRIVQTYRLEVGSGRLDVETQMDWHERRTMLRALFPLRVHTRQATFETAFGSVVRPTHRNTSWDAARFEVCGHRWADLSQADWGVALLNDGKYGHSTLESTLGLSLVRGPMWPDALADEGEQRFTYALYPHTGNARTGRVAQAALALNSPLMLLPGRLAPPTLRVQGEGVMLSALKHAEDGVGLVLRLYEPYGAHAEFTLACAQLQDAWRVNLLEDPIGEVPLETSGQGSQLRLTLRPFEIASLRLRFGSPTTGQTGPG